The Anopheles coluzzii chromosome 2, AcolN3, whole genome shotgun sequence genome window below encodes:
- the LOC120948456 gene encoding protein tamozhennic produces the protein MAYGASETHDALWKQILEHHWKYVESEESMLKIELRRDLEDLIEKRLGKVPPNEKFYLDDTRYAFDSSVAHLDDFSAYKASIGFEAISQYANNLFVKPWRKEYKVIKMYSGFYQHEIAANLVNAEKLFQAMGYQLMPNKTLILDGPICPDQVMNVARDAITAYVECQMMKRIYSELTPLRLSIDWIDIYNFRSYHAADVMQTVKQMALSIQEKHHKKQQAKLRDTYGNNSASALAPASSCNSCNPYQFHVQSQQPPPVPPPAAAAAAAAAAAYCGANGGGNGGVVGSSQLYNSAVAGAPCSIHSQQHHQQQQQPPPVPPPPPPSQQQMPANAYGGAYHPHHLPSSHHHHHHHHHQQQQHSSYQNFQPTTTTSASQQQQQQQVCAPALGTMPHSKSLDHYQDANSAAAAAAAAASAANMYGMSAYMQRHSIDQPYHYTLATPYGGSQGAGSSAAGMQPAYEGGPLDGLLSCGVAGGVANGPSAGAVTSCNSNNHPYNNVPGSGRYPPLQYAGTTNFPMGIPGPGPMFMNGGGQLKHHQNGLVDGCGSYRHPAMNLAYPGYRGPNGMMAAPPSYCQPVDSSIYGGAPMSSVAATQTAAYGTPLVPAQPAASILSGKKKGYDDYDMMSSMRRGTDTLRSGSGCAKKLDRYHKNAELLIDYESDMLPEALAERNQKEQQQQQQQPHHHHHHYLHHQTSRNSRQSDFDSYEDEQLQREQEQSSNVSRRISSKNQDGIGCYETWNYVYQNLEKQGYSKDLGERGDFLADELDADDNHLIGTAAEEDDLRRRRRNDLMTDDHHDHHHHHHSGRRESGNASSSATLRRNHNEKLKAMKPKAADKVDGIVRQASAGLSSTKQPMAEGRRHERHPSTGSGVTATTMLVQKAAKMSLSNNATNDDLLLGSFEQNGASKGEPPAAGSSRRNSVTKKQITPQGSGSSSSTGLPAKETNKTHSSTSTGILVNNHHQHSHSATGSGSAYPSHGGAPAQGKKKTATFDTGAVTIINPSPTGSGSPSGSGAPAGAEWNCNFCTYLNPDVKRICDMCSKSRDFRLDGTTTASNGTTATCV, from the exons ATGGCCTATGGAGCGAGCGAAACGCACGACGCGCTGTGGAAGCAAATATTGGAGCATCACTGGAAGTATGTCGAGTCGGAGGAATCGATGCTGAAGATCGAACTGCGGCGCGACCTAGAAG aTTTGATCGAGAAACGATTGGGTAAGGTGCCACCAAATGAGAAATTTTATCTCGACGATACAAGATATGCGTTCGACAG TTCGGTTGCACATTTGGACGATTTTTCGGCCTACAAAGCATCGATCGGATTTGAGGCAATCAGCCAATATGCCAACAATCTGTTCGTGAAACCATGGCGAAAGGAATATAAAGTGATAAAG ATGTATTCCGGCTTTTATCAGCACGAAATTGCCGCCAATCTGGTGAACgcggaaaaactatttcaagCCATGGGCTATCAGCTGATGCCGAACAAGACACTCATCTTGGACGGTCCAATCTGTCCCGATCAAGTGATGAACGTTGCGCGGGACGCTATTACAGCGTATGTGGAATGCCAG ATGATGAAACGAATTTACAGTGAACTTACTCCGCTACGACTGTCGATAGATTGGATTGACATTTACAACTTCAGAAGCTATCATGCTG CTGACGTAATGCAAACGGTGAAGCAAATGGCGCTGTCGATACAGGAAAAGcatcacaaaaaacaacaagcaaagCTAAGAG ACACGTACGGCAATAATAGTGCGTCCGCTTTAGCGCCTGCTAGTAGCTGCAATTCATGCAACCCGTATCAGTTCCATGTGCAAAGCCAACAACCTCCCCCTGTTCCACCAccggccgcagcagcagcagcagccgccgccgccgcataTTGCGGTGCGAATGGTGGTGGGAACGGTGGCGTTGTTGGTAGTAGTCAGCTGTACAATAGCGCTGTTGCTGGTGCACCCTGTAGTATTCATAGCcaacagcatcatcaacaacagcagcaaccaccaccggtaccgccaccaccaccaccatcacagcAGCAAATGCCAGCAAACGCGTACGGCGGTGCATATCATCCCCATCATCTCCCTTcttcgcatcatcatcatcatcatcatcatcatcaacaacaacaacatagtAGTTACCAGAATTTTCAACCGACGACAACTACATCTgcgtcgcagcagcagcagcagcagcaagtttGCGCACCAGCGCTGGGAACGATGCCCCATTCGAAATCGCTCGATCACTATCAGGACGCGAACAGTgcggctgcagctgctgctgctgctgcctcggCCGCCAACATGTACGGCATGAGTGCGTACATGCAGCGACACTCCATTGATCAACCGTACCACTACACGCTCGCAACGCCGTACGGAGGCTCGCAAGGTGCCGGTTCGTCGGCGGCCGGCATGCAGCCAGCGTACGAGGGCGGGCCGCTCGATGGACTGCTATCGTGTGGTGTGGCCGGCGGAGTAGCGAACGGTCCCAGTGCCGGTGCTGTAACTAGTTGCAACAGTAACAATCATCCCTATAACAATGTTCCAGGCAGCGGACGCTACCCACCGTTGCAGTACGCTGGCACCACCAACTTCCCGATGGGGATACCCGGGCCCGGGCCGATGTTTATGAATGGCGGGGGCCAGCTGAAACATCACCAGAACGGATTGGTGGACGGTTGCGGCTCGTACCGGCATCCGGCAATGAATCTGGCCTATCCCGGCTACCGTGGACCGAATGGCATGATGGCCGCACCGCCTTCCTACTGTCAGCCGGTCGATTCGTCGATCTACGGTGGCGCACCGATGTCGTCGGTGGCGGCTACGCAAACCGCCGCCTACGGCACGCCATTGGTGCCCGCCCAGCCGGCAGCATCTATTTTGAGTGGCAAGAAAAAAGGGTACGACGATTACGACATGATGTCTAGCATGCGCCGGGGCACCGATACGCTACGCTCCGGCAGCGGATGTGCCAAAAAGCTGGACCGGTACCACAAAAATGCCGAACTGCTGATTGACTACGAGAGTGACATGCTGCCGGAAGCGCTGGCCGAGCGAAACcagaaggagcagcagcagcagcagcagcagccacaccaccaccatcatcactaTTTGCACCATCAGACGTCGCGCAACTCCCGGCAGTCGGATTTCGATAGCTACGAGGACGAGCAGTTGCAGCGGGAGCAGGAACAGAGCAGTAACGTTAGCAGGCGCATCTCCAGCAAAAACCAGGACGGTATCGGGTGTTACGAAACGTGGAACTACGTCTACCAAAACTTGGAAAAGCAGGGCTACTCGAAGGATTTGGGCGAGCGGGGTGACTTTCTGGCGGACGAACTGGACGCCGATGATAATCATCTGATCGGTACGGCGGCGGAGGAGGACGACCTCCGACGAAGGCGTCGTAATGACCTGATGACGGACGaccatcatgatcatcatcatcatcatcattcgggCAGAAGAGAGTCCGGCAACGCTTCCTCCAGCGCGACACTACGCCGCAACCACAACGAAAAGCTGAAAGCGATGAAACCGAAAGCGGCCGACAAGGTCGACGGCATAGTTCGGCAGGCTTCGGCAGGGCTTTCCTCCACGAAGCAACCGATGGCCGAGGGGCGACGGCACGAGCGCCACCCTTCCACCGGTTCGGGGGTAACCGCCACCACCATGCTGGTACAGAAGGCGGCGAAAATGTCGCTCTCAAACAACGCGACGAACGACGATCTGCTGCTGGGAAGTTTCGAGCAGAATGGTGCGAGCAAGGGTGAGCCGCCCGCCGCCGGCAGCAGTCGGAGAAATTCGGTGACGAAGAAACAAATCACACCCCAGGGCTCGGGCTCGTCCTCGTCCACCGGTCTACCGGCGAAGGAAACGAACAAAACCCACAGCTCAACGAGCACCGGGATACTGGTCAACaatcaccaccagcacagcCACAGTGCGACCGGCAGCGGAAGCGCTTACCCGAGCCATGGCGGCGCGCCCGCACAGGGCAAGAAGAAAACGGCCACATTCGATACGGGCGCGGTCACAATCATAAACCCCAGCCCGACCGGCTCGGGCAGTCCGTCGGGCAGTGGAGCGCCGGCCGGTGCCGAATGGAATTGCAATTTCTGTACCTACCTGAACCCGGATGTCAAACGCATCTGTGATATGTGCTCCAAGAGCCGCGACTTTCGACTCGATGGCACGACGACCGCCAGCAATGGCACAACGGCAACGTGCGTTTGA
- the LOC120948458 gene encoding ATP synthase subunit alpha, mitochondrial: MSMISARLAASVARSLPRTATQVAKIAVPAVSVAARNFHVSTANRGAEISAILEERILGAAPKADLEETGRVLSIGDGIARVYGLKNIQADEMVEFSSGLKGMALNLEPDNVGVVVFGNDKLIKEGDIVKRTGAIVDVPVGDEILGRVVDALGNAIDGKGEIKTKQRFRVGIKAPGIIPRVSVREPMQTGIKAVDSLVPIGRGQRELIIGDRQTGKTALAIDTIINQKRFNDGQDESKKLYCIYVAIGQKRSTVAQIVKRLTDSGAMNYTIIVSATASDAAPLQYLAPYSGCAMGEYFRDNGKHALIIYDDLSKQAVAYRQMSLLLRRPPGREAYPGDVFYLHSRLLERAAKMSPTLGGGSLTALPVIETQAGDVSAYIPTNVISITDGQIFLETELFYKGIRPAINVGLSVSRVGSAAQTKAMKQVAGSMKLELAQYREVAAFAQFGSDLDAATQQLLNRGVRLTELLKQGQYVPMAIEEQVAVIYCGVRGYLDKMDPSKITKFEREFLAHVKTNEKALLQQIASEGKISDDADAKLKSVVTSFMSTFSA; this comes from the exons ATGTCGATGATTTCTGCCCGTCTGGCGGCCTCGGTGGCCCGCAGCCTGCCCAGAACCGCGACCCAG GTTGCCAAGATTGCCGTTCCGGCTGTTTCGGTTGCCGCTCGCAACTTCCACGTCTCCACTGCCAACCGTGGCGCCGAGATCTCGGCCATCCTCGAGGAGCGCATCCTCGGAGCGGCCCCGAAGGCTGACCTGGAGGAAACTGGCCGTGTGCTGAGCATCGGTGACGGTATTGCCCGTGTGTACGGTCTGAAGAACATCCAGGCCGATGAGATGGTGGAGTTCTCCTCCGGCCTTAAG GGCATGGCCCTTAACTTGGAGCCGGATAACGTCGGTGTGGTCGTGTTCGGTAACGACAAGCTGATCAAGGAAGGCGACATCGTCAAGCGTACCGGTGCCATCGTCGACGTGCCGGTCGGTGACGAAATCTTGGGCCGCGTCGTTGATGCCCTCGGTAACGCCATCGACGGCAAGGGCGAAATCAAGACGAAGCAGCGCTTCCGTGTCGGTATCAAGGCCCCGGGTATCATCccgcgtgtgtctgtgcgcgAACCGATGCAGACCGGTATTAAGGCCGTCGATTCGCTGGTGCCGATCGGTCGTGGTCAGCGTGAGCTGATCATTGGCGATCGTCAGACTGG TAAGACCGCTCTGGCCATCGATACCATCATCAACCAGAAGCGCTTCAATGACGGACAGGATGAGTCGAAGAAGCTGTACTGTATCTACGTCGCCATCGGTCAGAAGCGTTCCACCGTCGCCCAGATCGTGAAGCGTCTGACCGATTCCGGTGCGATGAACTACACCATCATCGTGTCCGCCACCGCTTCGGATGCTGCCCCGCTGCAGTACCTGGCCCCGTACTCGGGCTGCGCCATGGGTGAATACTTCCGCGACAATGGCAAGCACGCCCTGATCATCTACGACGATTTGTCGAAGCAGGCCGTGGCCTACCGTCAgatgtcgctgctgctgcgtcgtCCGCCAGGTCGTGAGGCCTACCCGGGTGATGTGTTCTATCTGCATTCGCGTCTGCTGGAGCGTGCGGCCAAGATGAGCCCGACGCTCGGTGGCGGTTCGCTCACTGCCCTGCCGGTCATCGAAACCCAGGCCGGTGATGTGTCCGCTTACATTCCAACCAACGTCATCTCGATCACGGACGGACAGATCTTCTTGGAAACTGAGCTGTTCTACAAGGGTATCCGACCGGCCATTAACGTCGGTCTGTCTGTGTCGCGTGTCGGCTCTGCTGCCCAGACCAAGGCCATGAAGCAGGTCGCCGGTTCGATGAAGCTGGAGCTGGCCCAGTACCGTGAGGTGGCTGCCTTCGCCCAGTTCGGTTCGGATCTGGATGCCGCCACCCAGCAGCTGCTGAACCGTGGTGTGCGTCTGACCGAGCTGCTGAAGCAGGGCCAGTACGTGCCGATGGCCATCGAGGAGCAGGTCGCCGTCATCTACTGCGGTGTCCGTGGCTACCTGGACAAGATGGACCCGAGCAAGATCACCAAGTTCGAGCGTGAGTTCCTGGCGCACGTCAAGACGAACGAGAAggcgctgctgcagcagatcgCCTCGGAGGGCAAGATCTCGGACGATGCCGACGCTAAGCTGAAATCCGTCGTCACCAGCTTCATGTCCACCTTCTCCGCCTAA